One window of the Candoia aspera isolate rCanAsp1 chromosome 16, rCanAsp1.hap2, whole genome shotgun sequence genome contains the following:
- the MRRF gene encoding ribosome-recycling factor, mitochondrial — protein sequence MAGPLRGLRRLPALLRHPAWQAPPKHGPLLLLGSPEGRALEILQARPLATKKAKAKGKAQARVSINTALVEDIINLEEVSEEMCSVVKTLQENFNKTLGIRTNPGALDSIIVTTNDGKFPLNQLAQISQQSPQLLVVNMSSFPESTAAAVRAIQQSGMNLNPEADGLLIRVPIPKVTREHRENLVAVAKQLTHKAKESLRKVRAEAISQTKKAKSTTSEDTIRLIERQIQQMTEDTTAETDRLLAAKTKELLA from the exons ATGGCTGGGCCCCTCCGAGGTCTCCGCCGGTTGCCTGCCCTGCTCCGTCATCCCGCCTGGCAAGCCCCTCCGAAGCACGGGCCGCTCCTGCTGCTCGGCTCCCCGGAGGGCCGGGCCCTCGAGATCCTGCAGGCCAGGCCTCTGGCCACGAAGAAAGCGAAAG CTAAAGGGAAAGCCCAGGCCCGGGTGAGCATCAACACTGCCTTGGTGGAGGACATCATTAACCTGGAAGAGGTCAGTGAGGAGATGTGCTCTGTGGTCAAAACCCTGCAGGAAAATTTCAACAAAACTTTGGGCATCCGAACCAACCCGG GGGCTCTTGATTCTATCATCGTTACAACCAATGATGGGAAATTTCCATTGAACCAGCTTGCACAAATCTCCCAACAGTCTCCGCAGCTCCTTGTTGTCAACATGAGCAGCTTCCCAGAA AGCACAGCTGCGGCCGTCAGGGCGATCCAGCAGAGCGGGATGAATCTCAACCCGGAAGCAGATGGGCTGCTGATTCGCGTGCCAATTCCGAA AGTCACCCGCGAGCACAGGGAGAACCTGGTTGCGGTCGCCAAGCAGCTCACCCACAAGGCCAAGGAGTCCCTGCGCAAAGTGCGCGCCGAGGCCATCAGCCAGACGAAGAAGGCCAAAAGCACCACGTCGGAGGACACCATCCGCTTAATAGAGAGACAG ATTCAGCAAATGACCGAAGATACCACAGCTGAAACGGACAGGCTCTTGGCAGCAAAGACGAAGGAGTTGCTTGCGTAG
- the RBM18 gene encoding probable RNA-binding protein 18, translating into MAGAGPPPPSLRLENASILSEGALQDGHRLWIGNLDPKITEYHLLKLLQKFGKVRQFDFLFHKSGVLEGQPRGYCFVNFETKQEAEQAIHCLNGKLALSKKLVVRWAHAQVKRYDQNKNEKILPISLEPSSSTETPQSNLSVSMKIKAIETKLKMMSENPDAEFPPAAPYAYFKPPEKKRTGPYSRAAWKSKR; encoded by the exons ATGGCGGGCGCGGGCCCCCCCCCGCCGAGCCTGCGCCTGGAGAACGCGTCCATCCTGTCCGAGGGAGCGCTGCAGGACGGGCACCGCCTCTGGATCGGGAACCTCGACCCCAAGATCACCGA GTATCATCTCCTCAAACTCCTGCAGAAGTTTGGCAAAGTGAGGCAGTTTGACTTCCTCTTCCATAAGTCGGGTGTCCTAGAGGGGCAGCCCAGAGGCTACTGCTTTGTGAACTTCGAGACCAAGCAG GAGGCAGAACAAGCAATCCACTGCCTCAACGGGAAGCTGGCTCTCTCCAAGAAGCTGGTAGTGCGGTGGGCCCACGCCCAGGTCAAG AGGTATGATCAGAATAAGAACGAGAAGATCCTCCCCATCAGCCTGGAGCCATCTTCGAGCACGGAGACCCCACAGTCAAACCTGAG CGTCAGCATGAAGATCAAAGCCATCGAAACCAAGCTGAAGATGATGTCGGAGAATCCTGATGCCGAGTTCCCACCAGCAGCCCCTTACGCGTACTTCAAGCCCCCCGAGAAAAAACGGACTGGCCCCTACTCCAGAGCTGCCTGGAAATCCAAGAGATGA